The Zobellia alginiliquefaciens genome contains a region encoding:
- a CDS encoding serine/threonine dehydratase, with the protein MPTIEDIQKARKRIDGHISQTPILSSTLLNDWLGHEIYFKAECLQKIGAFKARGACNTLAWLIENNERPKHVIANSSGNHSQAVAWAASQFNIPATIYMPGYSSKIKIQATQSYGAKVELCENRNIADERVLAASKEEGTYWIPPFNHHQVIAGQGTAICEALEQVTDIDAVFAPCGGGGLLSGTVIATNSLSPKTKVLGVEPLNANDAAESLRTNKIQRLTVTPDTLADGAMTMAVGDITFEYLKKLDGMYEVEESKLIYWTQWLTHLLKLHIEPTSAMAMEGVVQWLKNCTTKKRIMVMLSGGNIDHTNQLKIWNTNHLDSRPGNIL; encoded by the coding sequence ATGCCCACTATAGAAGACATCCAAAAAGCTCGAAAACGTATTGACGGCCATATATCCCAAACACCGATCCTAAGCTCAACCCTTTTAAATGATTGGTTGGGTCATGAGATTTATTTTAAGGCAGAATGTTTGCAAAAAATAGGTGCTTTTAAAGCAAGAGGCGCATGCAACACGTTGGCTTGGTTAATAGAAAATAACGAACGGCCCAAGCATGTAATTGCCAACAGTTCCGGTAATCACTCGCAAGCAGTAGCATGGGCAGCGAGTCAGTTTAACATCCCTGCAACTATTTACATGCCCGGCTATTCATCCAAAATAAAAATTCAAGCTACCCAATCGTACGGTGCAAAAGTGGAGCTTTGTGAAAATAGGAATATTGCCGATGAACGTGTACTTGCCGCTTCCAAAGAAGAAGGCACATATTGGATTCCGCCTTTTAATCATCATCAAGTTATCGCGGGCCAAGGCACCGCAATCTGCGAAGCCTTAGAGCAAGTAACGGACATAGATGCTGTTTTTGCACCTTGTGGTGGCGGCGGACTTTTATCCGGTACGGTTATAGCCACAAACTCGCTATCACCAAAAACCAAAGTGCTTGGAGTTGAACCTTTAAATGCCAACGATGCCGCAGAATCATTACGTACCAACAAAATTCAAAGATTGACGGTAACACCAGATACGTTGGCCGATGGTGCCATGACCATGGCTGTTGGTGATATTACTTTTGAGTATTTAAAAAAGTTAGACGGCATGTACGAGGTTGAAGAATCAAAACTGATATATTGGACGCAATGGCTTACCCATCTACTAAAGCTGCATATTGAACCCACTAGCGCAATGGCTATGGAAGGTGTTGTACAATGGTTAAAAAATTGTACCACTAAAAAACGTATTATGGTTATGTTATCCGGAGGGAATATTGACCATACCAACCAATTAAAAATTTGGAATACAAATCACCTGGATTCCAGACCTGGCAATATTCTGTAG
- a CDS encoding YHYH protein, with product MKKEVLKKIIPLSLVVAITGFGIIACSSDSSDDSFEDEESETEEETVTELHAAYAAFNSEATTIYLDGSEVVIETTGLPNHETIYWGEGNSLYKDEPDVDKTPSIMSSNNNATTIRVDATPNLTGNTVETQLNTIGIAVSGSSIFNDQEGGGALDQAAGSLDWTGAHIGPGVYHYHLEPVAFSDDDENLIGILLDGVFLYGRKCNSTGTYPTDLDASGGHVSTTQYTDGEEEYHYHIINEVYSTTGSYLAFAGPYQGY from the coding sequence ATGAAAAAAGAAGTTCTAAAAAAGATTATCCCGTTAAGCCTTGTTGTTGCCATTACGGGATTTGGTATTATTGCTTGCAGTTCTGACAGTTCTGATGATTCCTTTGAAGACGAAGAAAGTGAAACCGAAGAAGAAACCGTAACTGAACTGCACGCGGCCTATGCGGCTTTCAATTCGGAAGCAACCACTATTTACTTAGACGGTTCGGAAGTTGTTATAGAGACTACCGGACTTCCCAATCACGAAACCATATATTGGGGCGAAGGCAACAGCCTATACAAGGACGAGCCCGATGTGGATAAAACGCCTAGTATTATGTCCAGCAACAACAACGCTACCACTATACGTGTAGATGCCACTCCCAATTTAACGGGAAACACGGTCGAAACACAGTTGAATACCATTGGTATAGCAGTTAGCGGCTCATCGATCTTTAATGATCAAGAAGGCGGCGGCGCACTGGATCAAGCCGCCGGAAGCTTAGATTGGACAGGTGCACATATTGGCCCAGGTGTATATCACTACCATCTTGAACCTGTAGCCTTTTCCGATGATGATGAAAATCTAATTGGCATACTACTCGATGGCGTATTCCTATACGGAAGAAAATGCAACTCCACAGGCACCTATCCTACAGATTTAGATGCTTCCGGAGGTCACGTTTCTACTACCCAGTATACAGATGGAGAGGAAGAATATCACTATCACATCATCAATGAAGTCTATTCTACAACAGGCTCTTACCTTGCATTTGCAGGTCCGTATCAAGGTTATTAA
- a CDS encoding EF-hand domain-containing protein encodes MKKSSFYTVIATAVLGLATIQTGYAQEDRKEPPSATELMEKMDANEDGKLSKDELKGPIKNDFDTIDKDEDGFLSLEELENAPKPKRRKK; translated from the coding sequence ATGAAAAAAAGTTCTTTTTACACCGTAATAGCAACTGCCGTTCTTGGCTTAGCAACCATCCAAACAGGGTATGCCCAAGAAGACCGTAAAGAACCGCCCTCTGCAACCGAACTAATGGAAAAAATGGATGCCAATGAAGACGGAAAACTTTCTAAAGATGAATTAAAGGGCCCTATTAAAAATGACTTCGACACTATAGACAAAGACGAAGATGGCTTTCTTTCTTTGGAAGAATTGGAAAATGCACCAAAACCAAAGCGTCGAAAAAAATAA
- a CDS encoding zinc-dependent peptidase produces MALAFLLFQVLYMVYYTIGLYALNPFVRTKLLSAKDRRLLEDNFAIYSELPISLREKCDKRIMWFRSRKKFVFYGRVDEKEELKLLLSASAILMTLGLKDYKMRRSLLRIIVYPSKYYSRINRRHHLGEYNPRFKTVIVSADTIWEGFRISDDNLNLALHEFAHALSFEMIRKSSWEARKFRVGLKKIKEIFLREGYAQKLADSNYFREYGMTNLQEFFSVAVENYAETPQKFLADFPELYAIIQKMLNFDFQVIPEQLPGEIATIES; encoded by the coding sequence TTGGCGCTAGCCTTTCTTTTGTTTCAGGTGTTGTATATGGTCTACTATACCATTGGCCTCTATGCTTTGAATCCCTTTGTAAGAACAAAGTTACTTTCTGCTAAAGATAGGCGGTTACTAGAAGATAATTTTGCAATTTATTCTGAACTGCCCATTTCATTACGAGAGAAGTGCGATAAGCGTATTATGTGGTTTAGAAGTAGAAAGAAGTTTGTTTTCTATGGACGGGTAGATGAAAAAGAAGAACTGAAATTGCTATTAAGCGCTTCTGCCATATTAATGACATTGGGTTTAAAGGACTATAAAATGCGACGTTCACTGTTGCGAATTATCGTTTATCCCTCAAAATACTATTCCCGTATCAATAGAAGACACCATTTGGGAGAGTACAACCCTCGGTTTAAAACGGTTATTGTTTCCGCCGATACCATTTGGGAAGGGTTCCGGATTTCAGATGACAACCTGAACTTGGCTTTGCATGAATTTGCCCATGCACTTAGTTTCGAAATGATTCGGAAAAGTTCTTGGGAAGCCAGAAAGTTTAGGGTGGGACTTAAAAAAATAAAAGAGATTTTCTTGAGGGAAGGGTACGCTCAAAAGTTGGCGGATTCTAATTATTTTAGAGAATATGGAATGACCAACCTGCAAGAATTCTTTTCTGTAGCGGTGGAAAATTATGCGGAAACACCCCAAAAATTCTTAGCTGATTTTCCGGAACTCTATGCGATTATTCAAAAAATGCTAAATTTTGATTTTCAAGTTATACCAGAACAACTTCCCGGAGAAATAGCAACTATAGAATCCTAA
- a CDS encoding LytR/AlgR family response regulator transcription factor, producing the protein MEPIKCIIVDDEELARGLLKAYVERLDFLTLVAEVANPLEALQLIKEEKVDLLFLDIQMPEIKGTDFAKLVPENTQVIFTTAYSEYALEGFELSALDYLLKPITFERFLSAVNKAKPNREEVYIEQLPSGGDSITVKSGYDLHKLKYDDILYIESDSEYVNFYVGDKKLMSLQSLKKLQEVLPASQFMRVHRSYIVNRGKVTALKGRDIYIGEKEIPVSAQYFEAVKEELF; encoded by the coding sequence ATGGAACCGATTAAGTGTATTATTGTAGATGATGAAGAATTGGCTAGAGGTCTATTAAAAGCCTATGTAGAAAGGCTTGATTTCTTAACCTTGGTAGCAGAAGTGGCCAATCCATTGGAGGCATTGCAGCTCATAAAGGAAGAAAAGGTAGATTTGCTTTTTCTTGATATTCAAATGCCCGAAATAAAGGGGACCGATTTTGCTAAATTGGTACCTGAGAATACCCAAGTAATATTTACTACGGCCTATTCTGAATACGCGTTGGAAGGTTTTGAGCTCAGTGCTCTTGATTATCTTTTAAAGCCCATTACTTTTGAACGCTTTTTGTCTGCTGTAAACAAAGCAAAACCTAATAGGGAAGAAGTGTATATAGAGCAGCTGCCATCTGGAGGTGATAGTATTACCGTAAAATCTGGCTATGACCTACATAAATTAAAATACGACGACATACTTTATATTGAAAGCGATAGCGAATACGTTAATTTTTATGTAGGTGATAAAAAACTAATGAGCTTACAGTCTTTAAAAAAGTTACAGGAAGTTTTGCCTGCTAGTCAGTTTATGCGTGTACATCGGTCGTACATTGTAAACAGGGGGAAGGTAACGGCCCTTAAAGGGCGGGATATATACATTGGTGAAAAAGAAATACCGGTAAGCGCCCAATATTTTGAGGCGGTAAAAGAGGAGTTATTCTAA
- the argS gene encoding arginine--tRNA ligase: MSIQAILETKVKEAVAAIFEIELPSVEFQPTRKDFEGDVTIVVFPMLRFVKGNPVQIGEQIGAYLEKEVAEVTGFNVIKGFLNLVIADAYYLDFFNGIKANDSYGFVSQKENDAIMVEYSSPNTNKPLHLGHIRNNLLGYSVAEILKASGKKVYKTQIINDRGIHICKSMLAWQRFGNGETPESTGLKGDKLVGNYYVAFDKAYKAEIAEMVAAGTDKKVAEKEAPILLEAQEMLQKWEAGDEEVVSLWKEMNGWVYKGFDVTYKNLGVDFDTLYYESNTYLLGKDVVAGGLEKGIFFKKEDGSVWIDLTDDGLDEKIVLRSDGTAVYMTQDIGTAIQRVKDYPDVGGMVYTVGNEQDYHFKVLFLILKKLGFSWSENLHHLSYGMVDLPSGKMKSREGTVVDADDLMNDMTRTAAQISEDLGKLEGYSDEEKNALYKLIGLGALKYFILKVDPKKRILFDPEESVDFQGNTGPFIQYTYARIQSILRKADFDTTADVIVNALHDKEKELIKQLQLYPEVIQLAAENYSPALIANYTYDLVKEFNSFYQQVSILGETDEQKRLLRVQLSQKVSEVVASAFKLLGIDVPERM; the protein is encoded by the coding sequence ATGAGTATTCAAGCAATTTTAGAAACCAAGGTTAAAGAGGCGGTTGCAGCTATTTTTGAAATAGAACTTCCATCAGTGGAGTTTCAACCTACCCGAAAAGATTTTGAAGGTGATGTAACTATTGTGGTATTTCCTATGCTTCGTTTCGTAAAAGGAAACCCTGTTCAAATAGGTGAGCAAATAGGTGCGTATCTGGAAAAAGAAGTAGCTGAGGTTACTGGTTTTAATGTAATTAAGGGTTTTTTGAACTTGGTTATTGCAGATGCTTATTATCTTGATTTCTTCAACGGGATAAAAGCAAATGACAGCTATGGTTTTGTTTCTCAAAAAGAAAACGATGCTATAATGGTGGAATATTCTTCACCTAACACCAACAAACCTTTGCACTTAGGACATATTAGAAATAACCTCTTAGGGTATTCCGTTGCCGAGATTTTAAAGGCTTCGGGTAAGAAGGTGTACAAAACCCAGATTATAAACGACCGTGGCATTCATATTTGTAAAAGTATGTTAGCGTGGCAGCGTTTTGGAAATGGGGAGACACCAGAAAGTACAGGGCTAAAAGGCGATAAACTGGTTGGTAACTATTATGTTGCTTTTGATAAAGCTTATAAGGCCGAAATAGCTGAAATGGTAGCCGCAGGAACTGATAAAAAGGTAGCTGAAAAAGAAGCTCCTATTCTGTTGGAAGCTCAAGAAATGCTTCAAAAATGGGAAGCCGGTGATGAGGAAGTCGTTTCGCTTTGGAAAGAAATGAACGGCTGGGTCTATAAAGGCTTTGATGTTACCTATAAAAACCTGGGTGTTGATTTTGATACTTTATACTACGAAAGTAACACCTATTTATTAGGTAAAGATGTAGTGGCGGGCGGACTAGAAAAAGGAATATTCTTTAAAAAGGAAGATGGTAGTGTTTGGATAGACTTGACAGATGATGGTCTTGATGAAAAAATAGTACTCCGTTCAGATGGCACGGCAGTCTATATGACCCAAGATATAGGTACGGCTATACAAAGAGTTAAAGATTATCCAGATGTGGGTGGTATGGTCTACACGGTGGGTAATGAGCAAGATTATCACTTTAAAGTGTTGTTTTTGATCTTGAAGAAACTTGGTTTTTCTTGGTCTGAAAACCTACATCATTTGAGCTACGGTATGGTAGATTTACCAAGTGGTAAAATGAAGAGTAGGGAAGGCACCGTTGTAGATGCGGATGATTTAATGAACGATATGACCAGAACGGCCGCTCAAATATCGGAAGATTTAGGCAAGTTGGAGGGGTATTCTGATGAAGAGAAAAATGCCCTCTATAAATTAATTGGCCTTGGGGCACTTAAGTACTTTATTTTAAAAGTAGACCCCAAAAAACGTATTCTTTTTGATCCTGAAGAATCTGTAGATTTTCAAGGGAATACAGGGCCTTTTATTCAATATACCTATGCGCGTATTCAGTCTATCCTAAGAAAGGCAGATTTTGATACCACTGCGGATGTAATAGTCAATGCTTTGCATGACAAAGAAAAGGAGCTTATAAAACAATTGCAATTGTACCCGGAAGTTATTCAATTGGCAGCAGAGAATTATAGTCCAGCTCTAATTGCCAACTATACTTACGATTTGGTAAAGGAATTTAACTCATTCTATCAGCAGGTTTCTATTTTAGGAGAAACCGATGAGCAAAAACGATTATTGCGTGTGCAACTTTCTCAAAAAGTGAGTGAAGTGGTAGCATCTGCATTTAAACTTTTAGGAATAGACGTTCCGGAGCGTATGTAG
- a CDS encoding YHYH protein, which produces MKQVLTLAISSLFILISGNSCNSDESATTEENETNTEVVSGTVDASLFLEDGLAEPITMVEKTLSDGTVAMCYKITTTSTPSEHQMGPWCPTNISDGADKGGKWFENGELYDVDGAFIENMDDFYADATWKMYDENGDIYVTNSLEDCQNAANPNVGEEYKNFCVECQPSYVTDITLTYYIPVTPVKLDTPIYISNGAPGGNGGTPPEGGPPPEEGGGDNTVIGLAFNGVNFDPPAPTANILGAYTLAPMDDNGGHVNPNTGYHYHAATGMTAQISQEDGHSAMIGYAIDGFPLFELLDEDGTEPTDLDDCRGHTDDIRGYHYHVAPAGTNSFIGCFAGAQGTFEVN; this is translated from the coding sequence ATGAAACAAGTATTGACATTGGCTATAAGCAGTTTGTTCATTCTTATCTCTGGAAACAGTTGTAATTCTGATGAAAGCGCTACCACCGAGGAAAATGAAACAAATACTGAAGTAGTGAGTGGCACGGTTGACGCAAGTCTATTTTTAGAAGATGGACTTGCCGAGCCCATAACCATGGTAGAGAAAACACTTTCTGACGGTACGGTCGCCATGTGTTACAAAATCACCACTACTTCCACCCCTTCGGAACACCAAATGGGTCCGTGGTGCCCCACCAATATTTCAGATGGTGCCGACAAAGGTGGAAAATGGTTCGAAAATGGAGAACTCTACGATGTAGATGGTGCTTTTATTGAAAATATGGACGATTTCTATGCCGATGCTACTTGGAAAATGTACGATGAAAACGGAGACATTTATGTAACCAACTCTTTGGAAGACTGTCAAAATGCAGCTAACCCAAACGTGGGCGAAGAGTATAAAAATTTCTGTGTTGAATGTCAGCCTTCCTATGTAACGGACATAACCCTTACCTATTACATTCCGGTAACGCCCGTAAAATTGGATACGCCCATTTATATATCCAATGGCGCACCTGGAGGCAATGGCGGGACTCCTCCAGAAGGTGGTCCACCACCGGAAGAAGGCGGTGGAGACAACACTGTTATAGGTCTAGCATTTAACGGTGTAAATTTTGACCCACCTGCTCCAACTGCAAATATTCTTGGCGCCTATACCTTGGCTCCTATGGATGACAACGGCGGACATGTGAACCCAAATACGGGTTACCATTACCACGCTGCGACCGGAATGACCGCACAAATTTCACAAGAAGACGGCCATTCTGCAATGATAGGCTACGCCATAGATGGTTTTCCCTTGTTTGAACTATTGGACGAAGATGGTACCGAACCTACCGATTTAGATGATTGTCGCGGCCATACAGATGACATTCGCGGCTATCACTATCATGTAGCCCCAGCCGGAACCAACAGCTTTATTGGCTGTTTTGCGGGAGCACAAGGCACGTTTGAAGTAAACTAA
- a CDS encoding BCCT family transporter encodes MKHLKNPLLSISIGIILAFTLVVFFATEATYESIESASIWVRNYFGFFYLYLGLGCVLFLLAIAFSPFGKIKLGKKNSTPEHSLWAWTSMLYSAGMGSGILLRAVQEPVFMQQHPPYKSDLAPEILALEFTFYQWGFTAWAFYGLFAMVVGYALFVKKKKVRVSATIEDTISNSVARKGIDIMTIITTIFGLIAAISLGTTQINGGLNHVFDSHLGITTTLLLAVLISAIAFYSAWQGVNKGIKIISKVNILITTLLLVFVFLMSDTSGILVAFGTATLNYLIDFIPMSLAYGNYDPGMTFLTDWTFYYWAFWLAWAPFTGIFIARISKGRTLRQLLLGVLIIPSIGTFFWFSVFGTSAFELIEVWGTYNNEFGNVFSSIFVFFKNYPLATLLNFTTIFLLISFLVTSIDSAVFVLSMFTDHGKKNPHKQHRLIWAVFILMATMALILLGNAKPDIDVLTAIQKLLIITSLPFALFIVYMAGAFVWEISNKKK; translated from the coding sequence ATGAAACATTTAAAAAACCCATTACTTTCTATCTCCATTGGCATTATACTAGCTTTTACCCTAGTAGTATTTTTTGCTACGGAAGCCACCTATGAATCTATTGAATCTGCATCCATATGGGTACGAAATTACTTTGGGTTCTTCTATCTTTATTTAGGTTTAGGCTGCGTTCTATTTTTATTGGCCATTGCATTCTCTCCCTTCGGAAAAATTAAATTAGGGAAGAAAAACTCAACACCCGAGCATTCACTTTGGGCTTGGACGTCCATGCTCTACAGTGCGGGAATGGGTTCAGGCATACTGCTACGTGCCGTACAAGAGCCGGTTTTTATGCAACAACATCCACCATATAAGTCAGACTTGGCGCCGGAAATATTAGCGCTGGAGTTTACTTTTTACCAATGGGGATTTACCGCATGGGCCTTTTACGGTCTCTTTGCTATGGTTGTAGGTTATGCCCTCTTCGTAAAGAAAAAGAAAGTTAGGGTCAGTGCCACCATAGAAGATACTATTTCTAATTCTGTTGCAAGGAAAGGTATAGACATCATGACCATCATTACCACCATTTTTGGACTTATAGCTGCAATTAGCTTAGGAACTACCCAGATTAACGGAGGTTTAAACCATGTTTTTGACAGCCATTTAGGCATCACCACAACACTACTTTTGGCAGTTCTAATTTCGGCTATTGCCTTCTATTCTGCTTGGCAAGGCGTTAATAAGGGTATTAAAATCATTTCAAAAGTCAATATACTAATCACCACCCTCCTATTAGTGTTTGTATTTCTAATGAGTGATACTTCTGGAATTTTGGTTGCTTTTGGCACAGCTACCCTAAACTATCTTATTGATTTTATACCCATGAGTTTGGCTTATGGGAATTATGACCCGGGCATGACGTTCTTAACGGATTGGACCTTCTATTACTGGGCATTTTGGTTAGCTTGGGCTCCGTTTACCGGAATATTTATTGCTAGAATATCCAAAGGACGTACATTGCGCCAGTTATTGTTGGGCGTATTAATAATTCCATCAATAGGCACTTTCTTCTGGTTTTCTGTTTTTGGCACTTCAGCATTTGAACTTATTGAAGTATGGGGGACTTACAACAATGAATTTGGTAATGTCTTCTCTTCAATCTTCGTTTTTTTTAAGAACTACCCCTTAGCCACTCTTCTTAACTTCACCACTATATTTTTGCTCATTAGCTTTTTGGTCACCTCAATAGACTCTGCGGTATTTGTATTGAGTATGTTTACGGACCATGGTAAAAAGAACCCCCACAAGCAGCACAGACTTATCTGGGCCGTTTTTATTTTAATGGCGACTATGGCCTTAATTCTTTTAGGGAATGCCAAACCAGATATAGATGTCCTTACCGCAATCCAAAAACTATTGATTATTACTTCACTACCATTTGCCCTGTTTATAGTATACATGGCCGGAGCTTTTGTCTGGGAAATTTCCAATAAAAAAAAGTGA
- a CDS encoding sensor histidine kinase: MKQTHRFLFHVFLWLAVWLMAWLLLNENARFLDKNVPSFIMQIIVIAALIYWTAPTLLFKKKYLLFGVVSFVLIVFCSFLITENPILNNIPEGNMPPPPGGGRRGGPPIAPPEILIQFLILSIAYVLATFVETFLFAQKKEEETIRNKNENLQMELKFLKSQINPHFLFNSLNNIYALSVIDSNKTQQSIGTLSEMLRYVLYECEQPTVPIKKEIAYISNYLDLFRLKSSKPFPINTKFEVLNSNAKIAPMILIPFVENALKHGNIDHVADGFLDIKVHSDNRNIAFYVTNSISVMPTQKDAVGGIGLENVKKRLEILYPDKHVLKIEDTPDSYTVNLSISLNGTD, encoded by the coding sequence ATGAAACAAACACATCGCTTTCTTTTTCATGTTTTTCTTTGGTTGGCCGTTTGGCTTATGGCATGGCTGTTACTTAATGAAAACGCTAGATTTTTGGACAAGAACGTTCCTTCTTTCATTATGCAGATTATTGTAATAGCTGCATTGATTTATTGGACGGCACCCACCCTTTTGTTTAAAAAAAAATATCTACTTTTTGGCGTAGTCTCATTTGTGTTGATCGTCTTCTGTTCTTTTCTTATTACTGAAAATCCTATTTTGAATAATATACCGGAAGGGAATATGCCCCCCCCTCCTGGAGGAGGACGTAGAGGAGGACCACCAATAGCTCCGCCAGAAATACTGATTCAATTTTTAATTCTATCCATTGCTTATGTGCTGGCCACTTTTGTAGAAACATTTTTGTTCGCACAGAAAAAGGAAGAGGAGACTATTAGGAATAAAAATGAAAATCTTCAGATGGAGTTGAAGTTTTTAAAATCGCAGATAAATCCACACTTTTTATTCAATTCGCTAAATAATATTTATGCACTTTCCGTAATTGACTCCAATAAGACTCAGCAAAGTATTGGTACGCTTTCAGAAATGCTGAGGTATGTTCTTTATGAATGCGAACAACCTACTGTACCTATTAAAAAGGAGATTGCGTACATTAGTAATTATTTGGATTTATTTCGATTAAAAAGTAGTAAACCGTTTCCTATAAATACCAAATTTGAAGTGCTGAATTCCAATGCCAAAATAGCCCCCATGATATTGATTCCGTTTGTAGAAAATGCTTTGAAGCATGGGAATATAGATCACGTTGCAGACGGATTTCTAGATATAAAGGTGCATTCGGACAACCGCAATATAGCGTTTTATGTGACCAATAGTATTTCTGTAATGCCAACTCAGAAAGATGCGGTGGGGGGTATTGGGTTAGAGAATGTAAAGAAACGTTTGGAGATTCTGTATCCGGATAAACACGTTTTAAAAATTGAAGACACCCCAGATAGTTATACTGTAAACCTTAGCATTAGTTTAAATGGAACCGATTAA
- a CDS encoding SDR family oxidoreductase, protein MKILLTGANGYIGMRLLPQLLDMGHEVVCTVRDEARFSIEKEMRAQIEVLEVDFLKEVEPFKIPKDINAAYFLIHSMSSSTQDFDAMEAKTAKNFNAYLSETQVKQVIYLSGIVNEENLSKHLWSRKNVERILYEGSFELTVLRAGIIVGSGSSSFEIIRDLCEKLPVMITPKWVLTKTQPIAIRDILTFLTGVLGNEKTYNGSFDIAGPDVLTYKQMLEQYAEVRGFKNYIMTVPVMTPKLSSYWLYLVTSTSYKLALNLVDSMKIEVIASNNRLQEILNIKPHSYKEAIDLAFKKIEQNLVVSSWKDSMVSGRFKKNLEKYIQVPKYGVLKDEKKVKVDNPDQVLKNIWKIGGETGWYYGNWLWKIRGIIDKFSGGVGLRRGRTHPDKIYAGDSLDFWRVLLADKKAKRLLLFAEMKLPGEAWLEFKIDEHNVLHQTATFRPRGLKGRLYWYSIVPFHYFIFGGMIRNIAKAK, encoded by the coding sequence ATGAAAATACTCTTAACAGGTGCCAATGGCTATATTGGTATGCGATTGTTACCGCAATTATTGGACATGGGCCATGAAGTGGTGTGCACCGTTCGTGATGAAGCTCGGTTTTCTATTGAGAAAGAAATGCGAGCGCAGATTGAGGTTCTGGAAGTCGATTTCCTAAAGGAGGTTGAACCTTTTAAAATTCCGAAGGATATTAATGCCGCCTATTTTCTAATACACTCCATGAGTTCATCTACGCAAGATTTTGATGCCATGGAAGCCAAAACTGCGAAAAATTTCAATGCCTACCTCAGCGAAACCCAAGTTAAACAAGTTATTTATCTCAGTGGAATCGTAAACGAAGAGAACCTATCCAAACACCTTTGGTCTAGAAAGAATGTAGAGCGCATACTTTATGAAGGCTCTTTTGAACTAACCGTTTTACGGGCCGGTATTATAGTGGGCTCAGGAAGTTCATCATTTGAAATTATACGTGACCTCTGCGAAAAATTACCGGTTATGATTACACCAAAATGGGTATTGACCAAAACACAGCCCATTGCCATTAGGGATATCCTAACTTTTTTGACCGGTGTTCTGGGCAATGAAAAAACCTATAATGGTTCTTTTGATATTGCCGGACCCGATGTCCTCACCTACAAACAGATGTTGGAGCAATATGCCGAAGTGCGAGGGTTTAAAAACTATATTATGACGGTTCCCGTAATGACCCCCAAACTATCTAGTTACTGGCTTTATTTGGTAACCTCTACCTCATATAAATTGGCATTGAACCTTGTAGATAGTATGAAAATAGAGGTCATTGCCAGCAACAATCGGTTACAGGAAATTCTGAACATCAAACCACATAGCTACAAAGAGGCCATTGATTTAGCATTTAAAAAGATAGAGCAAAATCTCGTGGTAAGCAGCTGGAAAGACAGCATGGTGAGCGGCCGCTTTAAAAAGAATTTGGAGAAATACATTCAGGTTCCAAAATATGGGGTTTTAAAAGATGAGAAAAAAGTAAAAGTGGACAACCCTGACCAGGTTTTAAAAAACATCTGGAAAATTGGTGGGGAAACGGGCTGGTATTATGGGAATTGGCTCTGGAAAATACGGGGAATAATAGATAAGTTTTCGGGTGGTGTAGGCCTCCGACGAGGACGTACGCATCCGGATAAAATTTATGCTGGCGATTCATTGGATTTTTGGCGTGTTCTTCTAGCGGATAAAAAAGCAAAGCGCCTTCTACTTTTTGCCGAAATGAAGTTGCCCGGCGAAGCTTGGCTAGAATTTAAAATTGATGAACACAATGTTTTACACCAGACTGCAACTTTTAGACCTAGGGGCTTAAAAGGGCGCTTGTATTGGTACAGTATTGTGCCTTTTCATTACTTTATCTTTGGAGGTATGATACGTAATATTGCCAAAGCAAAATGA